caTGGGGATCCAAGGAAtacgccctccccccttcgcCGCTGTAAGCAGTGCTTCTTCTGCGTCGGAAAACCGACAGGTTCGCACTCATCCTCCATAACCATCCCTCACATCCCGTCTTTGGGCTTCTGCTCTCTTTATCTTGGGAGCCGATACGGAGGGTACACAGTCGGCTGAGTGGTGCCTGACTGCCACGTCAAGTCGCCATCGCCAAGAATGCCTTGGCCAGAGGACTGTGGGGTGGCTGGCAGCACCCCGGGAACATCAGGGTGAAACATTCTCCCCCCAACGTTGGCAGCGGCTTCGGATGCGGGAGGGAACATCGAGAAGAAAGGCGGCTGGCCAGGCTTGTGCAAGTTGTCGCCGCCCATGCCTCCAGGCATCGACATCATCATAGTAGGTGCAAGCTGTCCCGCACCGCTTCCCCCGGTGGGCACACCCAGTGGGGCGAGGAGGTTTACCAGTACCGGATTGAGCGTGCCCAGGGGCGCACCGTAGACACCCGCTGCCACGTACGGAGGCCCACCGGTCACGGTGTTACCCAGCATGCCCGTTGGGAAGGGCACCGGGTAAGCGGCACTGCCGATCGTGCTCGCTGCGGTCATCGTCGCCTCACTGCCTTGCTGGGGAGACCATGCAGCCATCAAGGGCGCCAGCCCCACCGCTTGCACCCGCAGCCGCAAGCTGAGCCGATGCCCGCTCCATCCGTAGAGGTTGCCCATGATGCTCGGCGCCTCCTTGGTGCGCAGCAGAACCACCCGCTCCACCACTGCATCGAGGTTGCTGAGGGCATATCCGCCTTGCATCAGCTCCATTGGGACATGGTACGTGTACCGGCCCAGCAGGTTTTCTGAGAGCGgagcgctgcgccacagctCAAGCTCAATGGCGGGGTAAAAGAGAGGAGCGTGGCTCACCCCGACCTCAGTGGCTCTTGCGCCATTGCCGTCCCCTGAGGACTGCTGCTGGGCGGCCGCGCTGTGCAGTGAAGGGGTCGAGATGACAAGGGAGGAAGGCTGTGGTGCGTAGGAGACAGGAAaaccgctgctgccagccGCCCTCATTCCACCGGATGCTGCCGTGGACATGGGCAGTGCGATGCCACCGGACATGTCACGCAgtccgccgccggcgccactggcgctgccgctccggtGAAGCGGAGGGGTGTAGGGGGCAGAGAATCCTCCCTGAGGGTCTCCTCCGTCCGCAGAGGACGGTGAGTGCGGACCACGCGGTGAGGTGGCAGGAGTGCTGAGGGGCAGCGCTGGGGGGACGACAACGCGGAACATCTCGTTCCACACGAGGGCATCGTCACTCTGCGCCTcgcacgcacccgcagcagcgccccgcTGCGTGGCGGAGCCgcgaagcgccgccggcgatgcgCCAGACGCAGAGGACCACAGACAGCTGGTGCGGCGCACGTCCCCTTGGCAGCGAAGCACCACGTACAGCCCGTCAATCTGGAAGTCGCTGTCCAGCCCCTTTGGCATGCTGCCctgctggacgaggaggtcGCACACTCGAATATCCACGTACGCCTTGCCCGTTGCGTCTGCCACGGCGCTGTACGGCTGCGACATGGTggctgtgcgtctgtgtgggtgtgtgcgtgcagcaACAAATTATTGGTATCTATTACATATGCAAGAATACGGCAGCGAGAGCCAAAAGGCCATGTGGAGCGAGTGAGGACGGTGAGCAAGAGATGtacctctctttctctcatctgcgcgcgtgtaGTGTGGCGCCATCCAGGAAACACCATCACCAATACCCATAGTCCATCggcgaagggagagagagagtcagAGGCATGCGCACTCGCACCCGCCGAGGCGACTATATAGCGGCCTTGCATAGAATATTGGCGCATGATCTGCGTTTTGTCGAGCAGTACGGCGGCTGCCTCTATCCCGATTTGCTCTGTGCCGGCAGCAGTTCTCGGCAGCGGGCCTTTTCACAGTAGCCTTTGTCGTGCTTTCGTCATTCTGTGTCCAACAGGCGAACAACCAGACGCGGCGACGTCTACAGTAAACCCAAATCGTGCGACCACAACGTTATCGTCTCGCACCCCACCGCATGGACCCCCCCCCAAACGCTGCAGCATGCGTCACCAAGCACAAATCACTGCGCCAGCGTACCCGACAACTTCACATCCTCGTCATCTTGGCCGCTGGAGACCGACCAGCCTCTCCAGCCCCCCACAAGATATCCGCATTGACTGACCGACTAGACTCCCTTCTTTCTGTCGGTCTGCCGAGTGGTACGCTCGCCGAGGTAGTGCACGACGTCCGCGTAGGTGAGCAGCTCATGCTTGAGAAGATGGTCAGCCAGCTTCTTCATGTCGTCCTTGTGCTTCGTCAGCAACGCCAGCGTGTCTGCGTAGACCTCGTCCACTAGCGTTTTCGCACGCCGATCAAAATCATTCGCCTTGTCCACGCCAAACGGCTTTACCAGGCGagtgctgttgctgccagGCGGCGGATAGACGGAGCCCGGGGCGAAAGACGAGACGTACTGATAGGCCATCTTGGCCACCTTGCGGAGGTCGTCTGAGGCACCGGTGGAGAGATGATTGAAGAAGATCTGCTCCGCCGCTCGCCCGCCGAGCGTCACGCTGATCGAGTCGCGAATCTCTTTTGCCGTGCGGGTGAAGTTCTCGTTCGGCAGATACTGCGCGTAGCCCAGCGCCGATCCGCCGCGTGGGACGATGGACACCTTCATCAGTGGGTCTGCGCGGTGGAGGAACCAGCCAGCCACGGCGTGGCCCGCCTCGTGGTGCGCAACGACGTTCTTTTCGAAATCCGAGAGCGCacggctgcggtgctcgATTCCAGCGAGCACGCGGTCGATGGAACGCTCGAGGTGGCTGATGCTCACGTGGTCGGCCCCCTCCCGAGCGGCAAGGATGGCGCCTTCGTTGCAGACATTCGCGATGTCGGCACCAACGAAGCCGGGGCAGAGGTTGCTCATGCGCTGCGCGTACGCGTCAATCAACGCCCGCTCCCTCTCAGACTTCTGCATGAGAAGGGAGCGGATGTCGAACTCGTaagcgctgctgttgctgctggggTTGTCTGATGAGATTCCCTTGGCGTCCGCCGACACTGCTGCGCTCGCGTCATCCTTTCGCTGACGCTCTTCCGCGGTTtcgcgctcctccgtctTCACCTGCGACAGAACGAGACTGGTCTCCGTGGAAACTGGCGCCGCTaatggcggcgccgttggAGCATCAGCACCTCCTGCGGCCCCATCCGCTGCTcctgccgttgctgtcgtcgccgcagcagagtCACCGCGCGTGTCGTCTGAGGTGAGCTTCAGTTTGCTGAGGTGGACCTTGAAGATGTCGATGCGTTCGGAGATGACTGGTGTGTCGACGTGGATGATGCGGTCAAACCGGCCGGGGCGGATGAGGGCCgggtccagcgcctcctgcgccacgTTGCTCGAGGCGAGTACCATTACATCACCGCGTCGCCCGGTGCTGAAGCCGTCCAGTTGAGTGAGTAGCTCGTTTAGGGTCTGCTCCTGCTCTTGCTTTTCGCCGTGGCCGGCCCCTTGCCGCTTCAGGCCTATTGCATCTATTTCGTCAATGTAGATAatgcagcgctgcttgcgCGCCTCCTTGAAcagctgccgcacccgcagTGCACCCATGCCCACGTAGAGCTCGACGAAGTCAGAGCCGATCGCCGGGATGAAGCCGACCCCGCTCTCCCCGGCCACAGCTTTCGCGAGCAGCGTCTTGCCAGTACCGGGGGGGCCGAGCAGGATGGCACCGGTCGGAATCTTGGCACCGAGCTTCGTGTACCGCTCCGGGTGGCGCAGGAAGTCCACAATCTCGGTGATCTCCTTCTTTGGCTCCTTCATCCCTGCGATGTCGCGGAAGCGCGTGTTCGACGCCGTCTCGACGCGGAAGATCATCTCCTTCGCTTTCGTCTTCCCCTtcgtcgcctccaccgcgTAGCTCATCGACTTGCCAATGTACTGAGAAAGGAACATGACAAACACGGGAAAGAAGATAAAGGGCACAACCCAGGCAAAGGCCCCGACGCCGATTAGTGCCGTCTCGGCAAAAGGGCGCCCCTTCATGGTCAACTCCAGCTCCGCGGGCGTGTCGGCGGCCATGGGCAGCTTGCTGCCATGCTCGTGCTTCCCACCGTCTGCGGGGGCCGTTTCcccgctctgctgctgctgcgccttcaAGGTCTGCTTCCGGGCGGCGCGGTAGTTGTCCGCCAGCTCGTCCATGTGGCGCTGCGTGTCGTGATCGTTCACAAGCCCCAAGTACACCTTGGCGTCGTCCATGTACACCTGCAGGTAGTTCTCATACAGCACTGCCTCCTTGATCTCACCAGCGTGCTTGTTCAACGAGGCCCATCCCGTATGGGTGCCGCTCGGCCGCGCCAGCTGGTACAACACCACCGTAATGGCAATCATGATGAGGACAAAGAGGCATGTGCGTGGCACAATCCAGTCCTCCGGCTTATCCTCCCCCTCATCCgccgccccttcctcctcgcctttGCCGTTTTCTCCGCCACGGTGGCCGCCATCCTTGCTCAACAGCACGCCCTTCGTATGAAAAGCCGTGCTTGAGGCGCTGCCGATGGGTCGCTGACGAAGCGTTTCGAAGAGAGCACTGAGCTTCTGGCTGCTCTTCACGCTCGCAGAGACGTCTTCGACGTGGCGAGGCGTACCGAgatggcggtgcagccggTCCGCATAGGAGAGGAAGCGGATGGTCGCCATTACGTCTGAGAGTGAAGTTGGTGTGCTAGGGGTCTGCGCTGGTTGTGTTCCGGTggcaggcacacgcgtgtaGCGGGACTGAAGCGCGGCCGAGAAGTAGCTCGGTGTCACGGCTGCCAGTGACTGCATTGTCACCCATCGCTGCGCCCACTTCCTGTGCGAGGCAGAAGGTGACTGAAGAGCTGCTGACGCGCTCGGAGCCACCGAggcagaagagaaggggCTAACTGAAAAGCGAGACATGGCGCGTGTTGCCCTGCAGAGCGCAGACGGCTGGTACGCGGCATGCGCGCTGGCACCGATAACCGGGACAGGACCTCGATAACGGCGTGAGAACATCTGAGAGGAACTGAttgaggaagagagaggggggcctAGGCAAGTGGAAGAGCAACCAAGAAACAGAGCAACAGAAAAGACACAGGCGCTTTCACCTTCTTAAAAATGCAGGCAAGTAGGCGATGAGAATGAATGCGGCGGCGATTATGCTATCGAATAACGACGGCTGATTGCGTCCCCAacgaggagctgaagcggcTGCACGTGTCTCCGATTTGATTACGCACGCCCAACGTCGTAGGggttctttttttgtgtgtgtgcgtgtgtgtgttcagAGGGCGTCGTCGAGAGTGCGCTGTTGAatgcacagagagacggTGAGGGTGAGGCAGCATAGGCGAGAGTGACGGCCAAAACAACAGGGAAAAGCAATCCACTGGGCGGGCAGCGCGCACCGCGTGAGCTTCACAGCAGAGGCGGAAGAGGATTAGCCATGCCTGTGGTTGGATATGAACAGCAGCTCCACGCCCGGTCATTTTTACgagagggcgtgccgctgctctctcgctcccttcGTGTCCTCAGGATGGCAGCGTACTCATGCGCCGGGGCTGCCATCGTCATTGCGCCTCGCAGCGTCCCCTCCTGACTTCAAAACTTTCAAAGCATGATGCTCCGCTACAGGCAAGCAAAacgcgctgcgcttcttccGATCGCGCCATCAGGTCTGCGAGCACAGGATAACCACCACGAGCTCGACACTACAACaggcgagagaaggagagagagagaaacaagaTGCACTGAACAACAGCATCGACGCAGTGGCACATGGGCGAAAAGAAGGTATTCCGGACTTTGAGCGTTTCGCTTTTATTTTCCCGTTGCATGCCAGCCTCTGACTTGCGCTACAGCGACGTTTCTTTCGTGCTCCCAGCGTGTACCCATTCCACCACGCACAAGCCAGAAAAAGTGTACGCAAACGCCACCGCAGATCACCTTCCTTCGCAGGCATACGGCTGCGACCTCGACACCCGGGACAAAAAGTCCAGCGGCCGAGCGGGGCCACGCGTGTAACGGGCACTTCTCACCCTTCCTCAGATacgcgccgcgccaccgccaccagaCGCACCAGGGCGGGCAGCGGCCAGGGCCTTTTGAGGCCGTGCACATCCTGCCTGCGTATGCCATGCTTCACCCTCAGTCGCCTCAGGCCGCGGCATTGCATAATATAGTGTCGAGACTCTGTACAATGGAGTCTGGAGAGCTCGATGGTGTAGCTCGGGGTGCTCCGCGGACGCTTccggcacctgcgccgcatcagccCACCCCGATCGGATGCAGGAGACGCCGCACACttcgcacgcatgcgctgtgGGGCTGATCGGTGTGCATACTTCTGCGCCTTTGCCGCCCATCACGCGCgctcccccgccccccggCCTCCGGGCGCCTTGTTCGGGCGTGATGCACCATGCCCACGACCGCTGGAGCAGTACGACAGATTCGGTAGTGGCATGCTCGAGGTCACCGAAATGGCGGCCAAAGTGCCGGTGCGACACTCGAGTGCTCTGCTCACCACCGTGAGGCGGGCCAGTAATTGCTTGACGACGTCATGGGCGCGGTGCCACTCCACACGCGTCATAAAGGACGCTGGCGAGGTCTCGACATACCCGTAGCATGCGCGAAATGCAGCTTCTCTGGGATGATGGACTTCAGCGACGACATCCACCAGTTCCCATACGAGTGCCAGGCATCCGGCAGAGACACAGTGATGGAGCCACCGCTATAGAAAAACAACAAGTAACGCAAAGGgcccaaaaaaaaaagattgAGCGGCTGTGCGCGCTCGCCACCACTTCAGGGTGCGCAGTTGACGTGCTGCGGAGAAACCAAATCAACCAGAGTAGCTGCGTGAAGGCGCGCATCGTGATGGCACGTGCGGTGAAACAAAGACACTCGTGCGCGACGGCAAACACCGCCGTATAAAGAatgctccccctcccaccctcaaaagaaaaaaaaacaggaaGGGGAGAGTGGTGACGAGAGCAACGAAAAAGACAGGCGATCGGAACGAGCATACACACAGGATAAAGGCGATGGAGAGTGTCCGTGGCGTCTCCTTGCCATTGTTACGCGCTGCTTGTGAGACTGAAGGACTCGTccggagagagagggtgtcTGCTAGTGTATGGCCACCAGTGCTGTATGCCTATCTGTCAAGGACAGAGGTTTATATGGGAGGCCGGCGaccgagagggagagagggagagacggtTGAGGCGAAGGCGATGTAAACGCTGGCGCTCGGTGACGAATCACGCCGTTGTGAGCTGCCATAGTTGTGGTGACTGTTCGACTCGATTCGAAGTGGGAAGAGTCACAGTGGATGTGGTGGGGTCCTGGGCTTAGATgccggaggcggtggtgttgAGTGACGACGGCG
This DNA window, taken from Leishmania infantum JPCM5 genome chromosome 31, encodes the following:
- a CDS encoding metallo-peptidase, Clan MA(E), Family M41 gives rise to the protein MQSLAAVTPSYFSAALQSRYTRVPATGTQPAQTPSTPTSLSDVMATIRFLSYADRLHRHLGTPRHVEDVSASVKSSQKLSALFETLRQRPIGSASSTAFHTKGVLLSKDGGHRGGENGKGEEEGAADEGEDKPEDWIVPRTCLFVLIMIAITVVLYQLARPSGTHTGWASLNKHAGEIKEAVLYENYLQVYMDDAKVYLGLVNDHDTQRHMDELADNYRAARKQTLKAQQQQSGETAPADGGKHEHGSKLPMAADTPAELELTMKGRPFAETALIGVGAFAWVVPFIFFPVFVMFLSQYIGKSMSYAVEATKGKTKAKEMIFRVETASNTRFRDIAGMKEPKKEITEIVDFLRHPERYTKLGAKIPTGAILLGPPGTGKTLLAKAVAGESGVGFIPAIGSDFVELYVGMGALRVRQLFKEARKQRCIIYIDEIDAIGLKRQGAGHGEKQEQEQTLNELLTQLDGFSTGRRGDVMVLASSNVAQEALDPALIRPGRFDRIIHVDTPVISERIDIFKVHLSKLKLTSDDTRGDSAAATTATAGAADGAAGGADAPTAPPLAAPVSTETSLVLSQVKTEERETAEERQRKDDASAAVSADAKGISSDNPSSNSSAYEFDIRSLLMQKSERERALIDAYAQRMSNLCPGFVGADIANVCNEGAILAAREGADHVSISHLERSIDRVLAGIEHRSRALSDFEKNVVAHHEAGHAVAGWFLHRADPLMKVSIVPRGGSALGYAQYLPNENFTRTAKEIRDSISVTLGGRAAEQIFFNHLSTGASDDLRKVAKMAYQYVSSFAPGSVYPPPGSNSTRLVKPFGVDKANDFDRRAKTLVDEVYADTLALLTKHKDDMKKLADHLLKHELLTYADVVHYLGERTTRQTDRKKGV